In the Arthrobacter sp. 31Y genome, one interval contains:
- a CDS encoding GAF and ANTAR domain-containing protein, with amino-acid sequence MVNPRPEQEALQNGYFLDLVLGSEDVEAFLGELAAFSAESLSHPQSPVFCGITVLRRKKSATAASSDDRARAMDELQSDFDGPCLTAMDKLTPVMVPDLLREHRWPGYVRAASHQGLRSILSVPLLVEGDTRAALNLYSEQPDAFSDDDVERAEVFASHASKSLRLALKIAQLSDARNDLAAAMQTRTVIDLAVGAIMAQNKCSQDEAFTILRTASSNRNIKLRHLAKSIISAVSSGKVTTHFEE; translated from the coding sequence ATGGTCAACCCCCGCCCTGAGCAGGAAGCTCTCCAGAATGGTTATTTTTTGGATCTCGTCCTGGGCAGCGAAGACGTCGAAGCTTTTCTCGGCGAACTCGCGGCTTTCTCCGCCGAAAGCCTCTCGCATCCCCAGTCACCCGTCTTCTGCGGCATCACCGTATTGCGTCGTAAGAAGTCGGCTACCGCGGCCAGCAGTGATGATCGCGCCAGGGCAATGGATGAGCTCCAAAGCGACTTTGATGGCCCCTGTCTCACTGCAATGGACAAGCTGACGCCGGTCATGGTGCCGGACCTTCTCCGGGAACACCGTTGGCCCGGGTATGTGCGGGCCGCGTCTCACCAAGGCCTCCGGTCCATCCTCAGTGTCCCCCTTCTGGTTGAAGGTGATACCCGTGCGGCGTTGAACCTCTACTCCGAGCAGCCGGACGCTTTCAGCGACGACGATGTGGAGCGGGCCGAAGTTTTCGCGTCCCACGCCTCCAAGTCGTTGCGCCTGGCCCTGAAGATCGCCCAGCTCAGCGACGCCCGGAATGATCTGGCCGCGGCAATGCAGACCCGCACCGTGATCGACCTTGCGGTGGGAGCCATCATGGCGCAGAACAAGTGCAGTCAGGACGAGGCCTTCACCATCCTCCGCACCGCGTCCAGCAACCGCAACATCAAGCTACGCCACCTGGCGAAGTCCATCATCTCCGCTGTTTCGTCCGGGAAGGTCACCACGCACTTTGAGGAGTAA
- a CDS encoding PmoA family protein, which translates to MPNTLVSAATETLSYTDDGRSLTFTVGAQDIASYTYVPSDDQYESPRPFFHPLTTLEGDEVTISRPWDHVWHKGLSWALPNVGEHNFWGGATYTRETGYANLDNNGAMNHQAFTSIEDSGSSITATETLLWTAQPTAAQATESGEYGAPLIARPLINEQRRFAIHLLPAVNAWALLFETTMDNVSGAQIDIGSPTTEGRDNAGYGGLFWRGPRSFTGGEFRSDNGTGADEFMGTRSPWIAFTGQHDVTCRKSSILFVEDQTNPGASNQWFARSSMFACLGSAPFFSEEVPLKVGEALTYRYAVVIADGPLEDERAAALAAAATSALDAWV; encoded by the coding sequence ATGCCAAATACACTTGTTTCCGCAGCGACCGAAACTCTCAGCTATACCGACGACGGCCGTTCCCTGACCTTCACCGTCGGAGCCCAGGACATTGCTAGCTACACCTACGTCCCCAGCGATGATCAGTACGAAAGCCCCCGCCCGTTCTTTCACCCGCTGACAACGCTCGAAGGCGATGAAGTCACCATTTCCCGGCCATGGGACCACGTATGGCACAAAGGTCTCTCCTGGGCGTTGCCGAACGTAGGGGAGCACAACTTCTGGGGCGGAGCCACGTACACGCGGGAGACCGGCTACGCCAACCTGGACAACAACGGCGCCATGAACCACCAGGCGTTCACAAGCATCGAAGACTCCGGCTCTTCCATCACCGCCACCGAAACGCTGCTCTGGACAGCCCAGCCGACAGCGGCCCAAGCAACAGAATCCGGAGAGTACGGCGCACCTCTCATCGCTCGGCCTCTCATCAATGAACAGCGCCGCTTCGCCATCCACCTCCTGCCGGCCGTAAACGCCTGGGCTCTCCTCTTCGAAACCACCATGGACAACGTCTCCGGCGCACAGATCGATATCGGCAGCCCCACCACCGAAGGCCGCGACAACGCGGGCTATGGCGGCTTGTTCTGGCGTGGACCCAGGTCCTTCACTGGCGGGGAATTCCGATCTGACAACGGAACGGGCGCGGACGAGTTCATGGGCACACGCTCACCCTGGATAGCGTTCACCGGCCAGCACGACGTCACGTGCCGCAAGTCCAGCATCCTGTTCGTCGAGGACCAAACCAACCCTGGAGCATCCAACCAATGGTTCGCCCGCTCCTCCATGTTCGCCTGCCTGGGCTCGGCCCCGTTTTTCAGCGAAGAAGTTCCCCTGAAGGTGGGCGAAGCGCTCACGTATCGGTACGCCGTCGTCATAGCTGACGGGCCACTTGAGGACGAACGTGCCGCCGCACTCGCCGCCGCAGCAACGTCTGCGCTGGATGCCTGGGTCTGA
- a CDS encoding cupin domain-containing protein, with protein sequence MCTTFPGATAVSEVSIYDWPGSDGSAGGSPHLHTASTEAYVVQQGSGRLETLDSRGFTSTPLVPGTVVWFTPGTIHRAINDSGDLRVLVIMQNAGLPENGDAVLTFPAQHLVDAEAYSRAASLNSKDADAGDAAAEAAARRRRDLALEGYLELKAAVLESGVPALADFHAAAARLVKAKTENWRDLLNGGAERQAAVTGLQLDSLGSSESFYLQEARTTMGERKTRRIYGMCGRIQAWELSETAIVGT encoded by the coding sequence ATGTGCACAACTTTCCCAGGCGCTACGGCGGTGTCCGAGGTCAGTATTTACGATTGGCCGGGATCGGACGGTTCTGCCGGAGGGTCGCCGCATCTGCACACGGCGTCCACGGAGGCGTACGTGGTGCAGCAGGGGAGCGGCCGCTTGGAAACCCTGGATTCGCGGGGCTTCACCTCCACTCCGCTGGTGCCCGGGACGGTTGTCTGGTTCACGCCGGGCACCATTCACCGCGCCATCAATGACAGCGGCGACCTCCGGGTGCTCGTGATAATGCAAAATGCCGGGCTGCCGGAGAATGGCGACGCCGTCCTGACCTTCCCGGCCCAGCATTTGGTGGACGCGGAGGCCTACTCCCGCGCGGCGTCGCTCAACTCCAAAGACGCCGACGCCGGTGACGCGGCAGCGGAGGCGGCTGCGCGCCGTCGTCGTGATCTGGCGCTGGAGGGATATTTGGAGCTGAAGGCTGCGGTGCTGGAGTCGGGGGTTCCGGCGTTGGCGGACTTCCATGCCGCGGCGGCGAGGTTGGTGAAGGCCAAGACGGAGAACTGGCGGGATCTCCTCAACGGGGGAGCCGAGCGGCAGGCTGCCGTCACTGGGCTGCAGTTGGATTCTCTCGGGTCATCGGAAAGTTTCTACTTACAGGAGGCGCGGACTACTATGGGCGAACGGAAAACCCGCAGGATCTATGGCATGTGCGGCCGGATCCAGGCGTGGGAACTTTCCGAAACTGCAATCGTCGGGACCTAA
- a CDS encoding LacI family DNA-binding transcriptional regulator → MVTKQDSGRATISEIAREAGVSVPTVSKVLNGHAHVAAATRAKVEEIIAKRDYARRPAKRSKKAGLVDLVFPGMGSEWACEIIEGVERVAQEAGYGTVVSSLSLDGSRIRPWLANLAERKSDGVLLAVYELDSKQIQRIKSLGIPVILIDPVGQPGPDLMTVGAANWDGAFSATEHLLKLGHTRIGMIGGREDLQCSSAREDGYLAALRRGGIESDPALMVPGDFSTESGARGTEALLALKNRPTAIFTGNDAQALGAYRAARAAGLRIPEDLSIIGFDDIPAAEWIEPGLTTIRQPVVQMAETAMRALLRHLEGDEELPQRIELGTELVVRGSTAKPAA, encoded by the coding sequence ATGGTGACCAAGCAGGATTCGGGTCGGGCAACCATCAGCGAGATCGCGCGGGAGGCCGGCGTCTCCGTGCCCACGGTTTCCAAGGTCCTCAACGGCCATGCCCACGTTGCCGCGGCTACCCGCGCAAAAGTTGAAGAAATCATCGCCAAGCGCGACTACGCCCGCAGGCCCGCCAAGCGCAGCAAGAAGGCCGGACTCGTTGACTTGGTGTTCCCCGGCATGGGTTCGGAGTGGGCGTGCGAGATCATCGAGGGCGTGGAGCGCGTGGCACAGGAAGCTGGTTACGGCACCGTGGTCAGCAGCCTGTCGTTGGACGGTTCGCGGATCCGGCCGTGGCTTGCGAACCTTGCGGAGCGAAAGTCCGACGGCGTTCTTCTCGCCGTGTATGAACTGGACTCCAAGCAGATCCAACGCATCAAGTCGCTGGGCATTCCCGTGATCTTGATCGATCCCGTGGGGCAACCGGGGCCGGACCTCATGACCGTTGGTGCCGCCAACTGGGACGGTGCTTTCTCCGCGACCGAGCACCTGCTGAAGCTGGGCCATACGCGGATCGGCATGATTGGCGGCCGTGAGGATCTGCAGTGCAGCAGTGCGCGTGAGGACGGGTATCTGGCTGCTTTGCGGCGCGGCGGAATTGAGTCCGATCCCGCGCTCATGGTGCCGGGCGATTTCTCCACCGAATCCGGTGCGCGGGGGACCGAGGCTTTGCTGGCCCTCAAGAACCGGCCCACCGCGATCTTCACCGGCAACGATGCCCAGGCCCTCGGCGCCTACCGAGCCGCCCGGGCGGCCGGGCTGCGCATTCCGGAGGACCTTTCCATCATCGGCTTTGATGACATTCCTGCCGCCGAATGGATCGAGCCCGGCCTCACCACCATCCGCCAGCCGGTGGTCCAAATGGCCGAGACTGCCATGCGCGCGCTGCTCAGGCACCTCGAAGGTGACGAGGAGTTGCCGCAGCGGATTGAACTGGGAACGGAACTGGTGGTGAGGGGCTCGACGGCGAAGCCAGCTGCTTAG
- a CDS encoding SHOCT domain-containing protein, giving the protein MMYWDGNMGVWGYALMAASFILFWGAIITAIVFLARSMGAGSRRYAGGPHRTGGAEELLAERFARGEIDDTEYNARLNALRRSNFG; this is encoded by the coding sequence ATGATGTATTGGGACGGAAACATGGGCGTCTGGGGATACGCACTCATGGCTGCGAGTTTCATACTGTTTTGGGGAGCGATCATCACTGCGATCGTCTTTCTTGCCCGGTCCATGGGTGCCGGCAGCCGGAGGTACGCTGGCGGGCCGCACCGTACGGGCGGAGCGGAGGAGCTTCTCGCGGAAAGGTTTGCCCGCGGTGAGATCGACGATACTGAGTACAACGCCCGCCTGAATGCTCTGCGGCGGAGCAACTTCGGTTAA